The following coding sequences lie in one Rutidosis leptorrhynchoides isolate AG116_Rl617_1_P2 chromosome 6, CSIRO_AGI_Rlap_v1, whole genome shotgun sequence genomic window:
- the LOC139852619 gene encoding reticulon-like protein B11, whose amino-acid sequence MGDFGRISVYDALGGGAVADILLWKNSYGSGVFLVVSTILWFLFERGGYNILAFVANNLLLLVVILFFWAKSASLLNRPLPPIPELDISEESVLIAAEEMQVWINHVFSIAHKIAVEGNVKASLAVVSTLWLISYIGSFFNFLTLIYIAILASLSVPFLYDMFQTQVDEKLIVVHKLAHSIHMQADIALQMLPLTHKQKTQ is encoded by the exons ATGGGTGATTTTGGCCGGATTTCTGTCTACGATGCTCTTGGAGGCGGTGCAG TTGCTGATATATTGTTATGGAAGAATTCATACGGAAGCGGCGTTTTTTTAGTTGTTTCTACAATTTTATGGTTTCTATTTGAAAGAGGAGGTTACAATATTTTGGCATTTGTTGCCAATAATCTACTGCTTTTGGTTGTTATTCTCTTCTTTTGGGCTAAATCTGCTTCTCTTCTTAATAG ACCTCTTCCTCCAATTCCTGAATTGGATATTTCGGAGGAATCAGTTCTTATTGCTGCTGAAGAGATGCAAGTGTGGATCAATCATGTGTTTTCAATTGCACACAAAATTGCAGTTGAGGGAAACGTGAAAGCCTCGCTCGCA GTTGTTTCTACCTTATGGCTGATTTCTTACATTGGTAGCTTTTTCAACTTCCTTACACTGATCTATATTG CGATACTTGCGAGTTTATCAGTACCTTTCTTATACGACATGTTCCAGACCCAAGTGGATGAGAAGCTGATTGTAGTGCACAAGCTCGCCCATTCAATCCACATGCAAGCCGATATTGCCTTACAAATGCTCCCATTAACACACAAGCAAAAAACTCAGTAG
- the LOC139852190 gene encoding protein FAR1-RELATED SEQUENCE 5-like has product MSIGDKNVQVDDLIHHNDQFHVNDDFVVNDDDDDEQSHFFDVSDEFDHIEIFEHHDTDGECVYVPKSFCVGSEEISSSGIKSWTPNVDKSLLSAIGMVFDSIDLAYNFYKEYAVNGGFEVRKSSSKRGFGDFGNSLVRYKYFLCSKQGSNQEILHKPEDVSATDDIFDMNADCFGEVNTLTSVDDNVGYIVKQTLHIQVENKKRRRKEIGHHRGHDVLLLLLNQAGIGPCRGYRILEKVKGSDEDVECSKWELAGAFWANQASKENYKVFGDVVSFDSTFRINKYDMKFIPFTGIDNHKECITFGAALLAKEDADSYTWLCEAFKKAFPEEPQIVLTDQDPSMIVAIEDVFKKARHRLYSVSQIVWTNKLDPDEFDNRWFSIVARYKLEDNEWLNEMFNLRRKWIPTYFRYWDMSGLMRTSSRSESENHMFQQLMSNSSTLSKNDHKSRYTIPKVVTNYEIEQHAVQLYTRIFFGEVQGQIKAASRYCMNYQVDHKNGFTEYTVMDGSVINNGLPNNLDKAGNPRAFDEYIPAVSVVKYSEKSKEVSCDCRLFERIGYFYRHILYVLRMTNVKVIPNKYVMKRWCIDAITLKDPNTYFDSNQVGSSEEFGVQMKEIYEMVDHAIGLYKDDHEKLSSLKDTIRGLKDKAVEEMGNDNTLSKDEFIEGLINGQKLGQIHQKFGQRWSIIENSNLNSKN; this is encoded by the exons ATGTCGATCGGTGATAAAAATGTTCAAGTTGATGACTTGATTCATCATAATGATCAGTTTcatgtcaatgatgattttgttgttaacgacgacgatgatgatgaaCAATCTCATTTTTTTGACGTCAGTGATGAATTTGATCATATCGAGATCTTCGAACATCATGATACTGACGGAGAAT GTGTTTATGTACCCAAAAGTTTCTGTGTTGGTTCTGAGGAAATATCGTCTTCTGGTATAAAATCGTGGACACCTAATGTTGACAAATCTCTTTTATCAGCTATCGGAATGGTTTTTGATTCAATAGATTTAGCATATAATTTCTACAAGGAGTATGCAGTTAATGGTGGTTTTGAGGTAAGGAAGTCTTCATCAAAGAGAGGGTTTGGTGATTTTGGTAATAGTCTAGTCAGATATAAGTATTTTCTATGTAGCAAGCAAGGATCTAATCAAGAGATTTTGCATAAACCTGAGGATGTTTCAGCTACTGATGATATATTTGATATGAATGCGGATTGTTTTGGGGAAGTTAATACATTAACGTCTGTTGATGATAATGTTGGTTATATAGTTAAACAGACGCTGCATATTCAAGTAGAAaataaaaaaagaagaagaaaagaaatagGCCATCACAGAGGACATGATGTCTTGCTTCTATTG TTGAATCAAGCTGGAATTGGTCCTTGTAGAGGTTATCGAATTTTGGAGAAAGTGAAAGGTAGTGATGAAGATGTTGAATGTTCGAAG TGGGAGTTAGCTGGAGCATTTTGGGCTAATCAAGCTTCAAAAGAAAATTACAAAGTTTTTGGAGATGTAGTTTCATTTGATTCAACCTTTCGAATAAACAA ATATGATATGAAGTTCATACCATTTACTGGTATTGATAATCATAAGGAGTGCATTACTTTTGGTGCTGCGTTATTAGCAAAAGAAGATGCGGATTCGTATACGTGGTTATGTGAAGCTTTTAAGAAAGCATTCCCCGAAGAACCACAAATAGTATTGACTGATCAAGATCCCTCCATGATAGTTGCTATTGAAGATGTTTTCAAGAAAGCAAGACACAGACTTT ATTCTGTTTCTCAAATTGTCTGGACTAACAAGTTAGACCCTGATGAGTTTGATAATAGATGGTTCTCAATTGTGGCTCGTTATAAATTAGAAGATAACGAGTGGTTAAATGAAATGTTTAATCTTAGGAGAAAATGGATACCAACCTATTTTAGATATTGGGATATGTCAGGGTTAATGCGCACTTCTTCCCGTTCTGAGAGTGAAAACCACATGTTTCAACAATTGATGAGCAATAGTTCAACCTTA TCTAAAAACGATCACAAATCACGATACACTATCCCTAAAGTTGTTACTAATTATGAGATTGAACAACATGCTGTGCAGTTGTATACTAGAATTTTTTTTGGTGAAGTACAGGGTCAAATCAAAGCTGCATCGAGATATTGTATGAATTATCAAGTTGatcataaaaatggttttacaGAGTATACTGTAATGGACGGAAGTGTTATAAATAATGGTTTACCAAATAATCTTGATAAAGCCGGTAATCCCCGGGCTTTTGATGAATACATTCCAGCAGTTAGTGTggtaaagtattcagaaaaatcaaAAGAAGTATCATGTGATTGTAGATTATTTGAAAGAATAGGTTACTTTTATCGACATATTTTATATGTGCTAAGGATGACAAATGTTAAAGTAATCCCAAACAAGTATGTTATGAAAAGATGGTGTATTGATGCTATTACTTTAAAAGatccaaacacatattttgattctAATCAAGTTGGATCTTCCGAAGAGTTTGGTGTTCAAATGAAGGAGATTTATGAAATGGTTGATCATGCGATAGGGCTATATAAGGATGATCATGAAAAATTGAGTTCACTCAAAGATACAATTAGAGGGTTGAAAGATAAAGCTGTAGAGGAAATGGGAAATGATAATACATTGAGTAAAGATGAATTTATCGAGGGTTTG